The genomic region TCGAGCTCGGCCGGCTGGTCCGGGAAAGGCTCCAGAAAGAAGGCGGTTGCGACATCCGGATGACGCGCGACACCGACGTGTTCATCCCGCTCGAGGAGCGCACCGCGATGGCCAACAAGGCGCACGCCGACCTGTTCGTGTCGCTCCACATCAATGCCAGTCCCAACCGCAAGGCCGACGGGATTTCCACCTACGTCCTGTCCCGGGCCGGCAGCGACCGCGCGGCGCTCGAGCTGGCTGCACGCGAGAACGGCGTGCCGGTCGCCAAGCTGACCGGCGTCAAATTCATCCTCGACGACCTGTCGCTGTTCGGCCGGAAGAAAGAGTCGATGAAGCTGGCAAAGACCGTCAACGACGCCATCGTGCGCAACCTGTCGGGCAAGTACGGCCAGATGCACAACCTCGGGCTCAAGCAGGCGCCCTTTTACGTCCTCGTTGGCGCCCGGATGACGGCCGTGCTCATCGAATCGGCTTTCATCAGCAACGAACGCGACGAGAAGCGGTTGCGCGAGCATGCCTATCTCGAGACGATCGCCGACAGTGTCGTCGAGGCGATCCGCTATTACGCCCGGAACGGCGCCATCGCATCCAGGGCAGGCATCTGACGCCGTGCCCCCGGCTCCGGTTTTCGACATCGACCTTTCCCGGGCCGGGATGTCCGACAAGGAATTTCGCGAAGCGTTAAAAGGGTATCTCGCCGGGACGCTCGGCGCCATTCGGGCCCAATGCCGCACGATCCCGGGGGCCGGCCACGCCGCGTGCTACGATTACTCCGACGCGATGGACACGGTTCTGCGGGTGGTCCACGACCGGGCGCGCCAGTCCTTCCTGGCCACCGCCCCCGACATCGGCTACAAGATGTCCGTGGTCGCCGTCGGCGGCTACGGCCGTCGGGAGCTCTGCCCGAAATCCGACGTCGACCTTCTGTTCCTTTATCCCTACAAGCTCGACCGCTACGTCGAGGCGATGACCGAGTGGATGACCTATCCGCTGTGGGATCTCGGCCTCGACGTCGGCTACAGCGTCCGCAACGTCAAGGAAACGATCAAGATGGCGTCGTGCGACGACACCATCCGGACTGCGCTGCTCGATCGCCGGTTTATTACCGGCCACGAGGGCAACTTCGACGAGTCGGTCAAGGAGCTCGACAAGTTTCTCTTTTATACGGGCGCCGACCGGTTCATCGAGAAGAAGATCTCCGAGATGCATGCGCGCCACGAGAAGTACGGGCTGACGACCTACGTGCTCGAGCCCAACATCAAGGAAGGGCGCGGGGCGCTTCGCGACATCCAGACCGCGGTCTGGGCCGCCCGGATCAAGTACAAGTGCGCCAACCTGACCGAGCTCCGGAACAAGGGGGTCGCGACCCGTCAGACGATCGAGGCGCTTCGTTACGTCGAAGACTACCTGCTGCGCGTCCGGACCGAGATGCATTTCCTCCCCGGCAAGAAGACCGATATGCTGACGTTCGACGCCCAAGAGCAGGTGGCGGCGCGATTCGGCTATCGCGACCGGGGCAACGACTACGGCGTCGAGCGGTTCATGCGCGCCTACTACCTCAACACGGTCGCCTGCGCCCAGCTTTCCGACGAGCTGCTTGAAGAGGTCGGCCGATTCCTGCCCGAGCCGTCCCGGAGGCCCTTCTTTTTCCAGAGGCGCAAGCAGCTGGGCGACGAGGCGATCATCTACAAGGGGAAGATCTCCGCCCGGGATGCCGGCTCCTTCCGGAAAGACCCGGTCCGCATCCTCGAATTCTTCCGGTCGATGCAGATCAACAAGGCGAAACTTTCCGTCGAGGCCAAGCGGCAGATCCAGCAGGCGCTGCCGGCCGTCACTGCGGAGTTCCGCGAGGATCCGCGTGCCGCGAAGCTGTTCCTCGAAATCCTGGGCGACACGACCCACCTGCGGGACACGCTCATGGCGATGAACGCCACGCGCTTCCTCGGCCGGTACATCCCCGAGTGGGCGGGCATCACCTGCAAGGTCCAGCGCGACGTCTACCATGTCTACACCGTCGACGTGCACAGCATCCGCGCCGCGAGCGTCCTGGCGCGCGCCGAGTTTCTCGAACATCGCAACCCGGACGAGGATGCGTTCCTCCGGATCTTCAAGACGGTGGCCCGCCCCGACGTCCTGACGCTCGCGACGCTTTGCCACGACATCGGCAAGGGGCGGGGGCATCGCCATTCCGAGGTCGGCGCCGAGATGGCCGAGCGGATCTGCCGCCGCCTCGGGCTTTCGCAGGCGCTGATCGACGACGTGGTTTTTCTCGTGCGGGAGCACTTGTCGATGGCCCATGCCGCCCAGCGTCGCGACCTGCACGACCTCGACCTCATCCTGTCGTTCAGCGGAACCGTGGGCACGATGGCCCGCCTCGACCAACTCTACCTGCTGACCTATTCCGACATCCGGGCGGTCGGCCCCGAGGTGTGGAACCACTGGAAGTCGATGCTGATCGGCGAGCTCTATGCCAAGGCGAAAAACGTGCTCGAGCACGGCGCCCTCAAACATCCGTTCGAGCAGCAGGCGACCCGTCGCCGGGAGGCAGTACGCGACCTGCTCAAGTCCGCCCCGCCGGACATCCTCGACCTGTTCATGTCGCGCTTCGACGATCGTTATTTCCTCGGCACGCCCGACACGCTCATCCCGCAGCATTTCAGGATGCTCTCCGCCTATTCCGGGGCCCCGATGGTCGAGGTGATCGATGTTCCCGAAACCGGCGCCTCGGAGGTGATCGTGCTCTGCCCCGACCGGCGGGGGCTGTTCGCTACCATTGCGGGCACGCTGTCCGCCGATTCGGTCAACATCCTCAACGCCGCGATCGCCACCACCTTTGACGGGGTGGCAGTCGACACCTTTTACGTCTCGGGGATCTTCGAGGAAGACCCGGAGCAGTCCCGCCGCGGCCGGCTTGCCGGCGACCTGAAGCGGGTGTTGTCCGGGAGTATCGACGTCCCCGCCTTGCTGGCCGAGCGCCGCACCCCCCGCTTCGTCCGGGAAAAGCTGGTCAAGTACCGGCCCACGCGGGTCGTGTTCGACAACAGCGTCTCCACGCGGTACACCGTCGTCGACATCTTCACCTACGACCGGATCGGCCTGTTGTTCGACATCACGGGCACCCTGACGGCACTCGGCGTGGATATCGTCCTCTCCAAGATCGCCACCAAGGCCGACCAGGTGGCCGACGTTTTCTACCTAGCCGACCAGGATGGCGGGAAGATCACCGATCCGGCGCGCCAGGAAGAGATCCGGGCCGCGCTCATGGACGCGATCGCGGGGGAGCAGTGACCCGTGGAGGACATCGAATCGCTGGCTGACGGCTTCCTTCTGCACCTCCGCACCGAGCGGCGACTGTCACCCCACACGCTCGACGCCTACGGCGGCGACATCCGCCGCTTCGTCTCCCACCTGCTGGCGGAGGGGACGACGCCCGACCGGTTCGACCGCCCCGCCTACCTTCGCTTCCTGACCGACCTCCGGGAAGAGGGCCTTTCCGCCCGCAGCACCGCGCGCCACGTTTCCTCCATCCGGTCCTTTTTTCGTTGGCTCGTCCGGGAAGGGAAGCTCGAGGCGTCGCCGCTGGCCGACGTCCGCGCCCCGAAGACCGGCCGCCCGCTGCCCAAATACCTGACGCTCACCGAGGTTTCCGCCCTGCTCGACGCTCCCGACAGCGAAACGCCCGAGGGATTGCGCGACCGGGCGATGCTGTCCTTGATGTACGCCTCCGGATTGCGCGCGACCGAGGTCGTCACGCTTCGTCTCGAAAACGTCGACACATCCGCCGGTTTCCTGCGGATCTTCGGGAAGGGAAGCAAGGAGCGTGTCGTCCCCGTCGCCCAGAAGGCGCTGGCCGACCTGTCGACCTACATGAAGATGGGACGCCCCGTGTTCCTTCGCAACGGAAGCGGAAACGCGATTTTCTTGAGCCGGCGCGGAAAGGCCATTACCCGGCAAACACTCTGGAACCGGATTAAATACTGGGTCATTATCGCAGGTATACGGATTGATATCTCGCCTCATACATTAAGGCATTCCTTCGCGGGCCACCTGCTGGCCGGCGGTGCCGACCTGCGCGCCGTACAGGCCATGCTGGGACACGCCGACATCGCCACGACCCAGATCTATACCTTCGTAACCCCCGAGCGGCTCCTCGAGGCGCACCGCCGCCACCACCCGAGGGGGTAACGAACCCGAACCGATGCCCATGAATCCAAAGGAATGAACGTGACCCGAGGGGCAGGGACACACCGGAGGGAAAATGATCAAAACGAGGCGATCCGAGACAGGTGTCATGCTCGCCGCGGTCGGCTTGGCCGCAATCCTTTCCGCCGTCCCTTCGGATTCTTCGGGACTGGGCTGGAACATCTCCGAAAATGCGTCTTTCAGGAAAAGTATCCAGGCTGACGCGCTTTCGGTGAAAGCGCCATGGACCGACGTCAGGGCATTCATCCCCGATAACCTGTGGGCCGGGATCGCGGACGGGACGGACCGGACCGACCTGTCCCCGTTTATCGGGAGGTGCATCGAGGCGACCCCGGATGGCGGGGAAATCGTGTTCCCTCCGGGGACCTATACGCTCGGAAGAACCGTTACAGTCCGGAACCGATCGTATCTGCGAATCCGGGGTGCGGGGGTAGGCCAGCGGGGCGGGGGGGTGCGGCTGAGATGGATCGGAAACGGAAATCCCAAGGCGACGATGATTGACCTGTCCCATGTCAAGTACAGTGCCATTTCCGACGTGGTTTTTCTTGGGAACTCGACCGGCAGCCATTCCGTCTCCGATTGGACCGGGATCGGCGTCTACATCCACGATGGCAGTACCTCCATTGCCTTCACGTCCTGCGATTTTCTCCTGTTCGGGGTAGGCGTACAGGTCGGTGATGTAGCGAGAAACGAGAGCAACAACGAGAACATGTCTTTCCGGAACTGCTTATTCTCCTACAATACGGTCGGATACCGGCAGCTCTGGCCGAACGCCATGAACAGTTTCTTCGATCATGTCGACGCCACCTTCAACGACCGCGCTTTCTCCTTCGGCAACGAGCTCGCGGGCACGGGGTCGGTGGTGATGGACAGCATGAACCTCGGGCATAACGGGATCGACATTCACATCGCGAGTTTTGTGAACAGCTTGACCGTCACGGGAGTCCGGTCGGAGGTCTCGGGGCAATTCTTCGTCGCGCCCGAGGGGGCGAGCGGTTCGCCATCATCTTATGTTTTCACCGGCGCCGTCCTGCATGGATTGGAGGGGGTCACGCGAAACCCTTACATTGCCTCGAACGGTAACACCACGTGGATCAATGCCGCATTCGGTAATTACACGGAGCCCGAGCTCACGTTCCTCAATGGGAACGGGTTCTCGACCTGGATATTCATCAATTCCCAGCTCCCGGCGAAGGCGGTCGAAAACACATACCCCGGATGGCGGTCTGGCAATCGGGTCATCTTCATCGGGTCGCAGTCCTGGGACCCGGCTAAGACACGGTACCGGAACATTACCGACCATGTGCATCTGAGCAACTATGCTTCCGCCAGATTCTATTTTCCCGCATCGGACGAAACGCCCGATGTCGGCGGCGGGGCGAACTGGTTCTACACACAGTCCAAGGGCACGGGCGGGTTCGCATCCATCAACGGTTTCCGGAACCCTTACAACGGGCAGTCGATTACCTTGATCTGCACCGACGCGAATACCCGTATCGTCAGCGGAGGGAAGATCCATCTGGCAGGAGGCGCCGACTTCGAATGCAGACCGAATTCGACGATCCAGCTTTTCCACGGGCAGGAGGGCGCCTGGTACGAAATCTCCCGCAGCGTCAACTGATCGGTGTTCTGCTTGCCGAAGTCTTGATGATCCGATAGGTTACGCATATATGCAGGTGATCACGACGCATACCAATGCCGACTTCGATACCGTCGCCTCAATGGTGGCGGCC from Candidatus Deferrimicrobiaceae bacterium harbors:
- the glnD gene encoding [protein-PII] uridylyltransferase → MPPAPVFDIDLSRAGMSDKEFREALKGYLAGTLGAIRAQCRTIPGAGHAACYDYSDAMDTVLRVVHDRARQSFLATAPDIGYKMSVVAVGGYGRRELCPKSDVDLLFLYPYKLDRYVEAMTEWMTYPLWDLGLDVGYSVRNVKETIKMASCDDTIRTALLDRRFITGHEGNFDESVKELDKFLFYTGADRFIEKKISEMHARHEKYGLTTYVLEPNIKEGRGALRDIQTAVWAARIKYKCANLTELRNKGVATRQTIEALRYVEDYLLRVRTEMHFLPGKKTDMLTFDAQEQVAARFGYRDRGNDYGVERFMRAYYLNTVACAQLSDELLEEVGRFLPEPSRRPFFFQRRKQLGDEAIIYKGKISARDAGSFRKDPVRILEFFRSMQINKAKLSVEAKRQIQQALPAVTAEFREDPRAAKLFLEILGDTTHLRDTLMAMNATRFLGRYIPEWAGITCKVQRDVYHVYTVDVHSIRAASVLARAEFLEHRNPDEDAFLRIFKTVARPDVLTLATLCHDIGKGRGHRHSEVGAEMAERICRRLGLSQALIDDVVFLVREHLSMAHAAQRRDLHDLDLILSFSGTVGTMARLDQLYLLTYSDIRAVGPEVWNHWKSMLIGELYAKAKNVLEHGALKHPFEQQATRRREAVRDLLKSAPPDILDLFMSRFDDRYFLGTPDTLIPQHFRMLSAYSGAPMVEVIDVPETGASEVIVLCPDRRGLFATIAGTLSADSVNILNAAIATTFDGVAVDTFYVSGIFEEDPEQSRRGRLAGDLKRVLSGSIDVPALLAERRTPRFVREKLVKYRPTRVVFDNSVSTRYTVVDIFTYDRIGLLFDITGTLTALGVDIVLSKIATKADQVADVFYLADQDGGKITDPARQEEIRAALMDAIAGEQ
- the xerD gene encoding site-specific tyrosine recombinase XerD; translation: MEDIESLADGFLLHLRTERRLSPHTLDAYGGDIRRFVSHLLAEGTTPDRFDRPAYLRFLTDLREEGLSARSTARHVSSIRSFFRWLVREGKLEASPLADVRAPKTGRPLPKYLTLTEVSALLDAPDSETPEGLRDRAMLSLMYASGLRATEVVTLRLENVDTSAGFLRIFGKGSKERVVPVAQKALADLSTYMKMGRPVFLRNGSGNAIFLSRRGKAITRQTLWNRIKYWVIIAGIRIDISPHTLRHSFAGHLLAGGADLRAVQAMLGHADIATTQIYTFVTPERLLEAHRRHHPRG